A genomic stretch from Thermococcus sp. MV5 includes:
- a CDS encoding S16 family serine protease: MKKMLSILMLIFLLLPFTSAQCPESGNTIILKAPAVSRTSDGELIGIATDFIITVSPGTGHVYVETWPLAEVDMQASARLAAQIAGKVLGVDMSKYDVFIHVKSDAPIIGGPSAGGTMTVGIIAALKGWKIREDVMMTGMINPDGSIGPVGGILEKASAAYGVGAKLFLIPEGQRIQVVETTEKKQIGSIVEITSKSEKVDVVEYAKERWGLDVKEIKDIYDAVYYFTGKKIEKPPVPANLNVDTSFLKDNAVEDYDETIKYYEKIENKLNDSDISYTTYSYLKNALDEAKKKLDEAKKNLDDGRYYTALSLDFQARITIRHVDWYLDIKTGNDLENLLKSIDNEIKETENHVSNITIRGISMLQAVAASEERIEQAKSLLKDAWSNYYNGNYWNAVSSAAFAYERIQTAKFWASLGERYAKGEVIERDSLKETAREYLDNSRLIITYITSMFGELSLQDLISLMNEGEEYYLDGKYSAAIFSAMEARIQAEIILDTLGIDNETILMDKLQRMKEDARIAIAQAQKEGIYPVLSLSYYEFAQSYEKQGGLENIQTAMMFYQYAKETSTVFLGTTSPPKITEEPLISLIPNQTATPTNTTTEPLPETTRLSTPLMVSALVVGLILGFIAGRKS, from the coding sequence ATGAAGAAAATGTTATCAATATTAATGCTAATTTTCTTGCTTTTACCATTTACAAGTGCACAATGTCCAGAGAGCGGAAATACAATTATCCTAAAGGCTCCAGCAGTCTCAAGAACCTCGGATGGTGAGTTAATTGGTATTGCAACAGACTTTATAATAACCGTTTCTCCTGGAACCGGACATGTTTATGTTGAGACTTGGCCCCTTGCAGAAGTAGATATGCAAGCTTCAGCAAGATTGGCAGCACAGATAGCAGGAAAAGTCCTAGGCGTGGATATGAGCAAGTATGACGTTTTTATTCATGTAAAATCTGACGCACCAATCATAGGTGGGCCTTCTGCAGGGGGAACCATGACAGTAGGGATTATTGCAGCCCTTAAGGGATGGAAAATCAGAGAAGACGTGATGATGACAGGAATGATAAATCCAGATGGGAGTATTGGTCCAGTTGGAGGAATCCTAGAGAAAGCTTCTGCAGCATATGGTGTAGGAGCTAAACTTTTCTTAATTCCAGAGGGACAAAGAATCCAAGTCGTCGAAACTACAGAAAAGAAACAAATAGGCTCAATAGTCGAAATAACGAGTAAGTCGGAAAAAGTAGATGTGGTTGAATATGCCAAAGAGAGATGGGGCTTGGATGTTAAAGAGATCAAAGACATTTACGATGCTGTTTATTATTTTACAGGAAAGAAGATAGAAAAACCTCCTGTACCAGCTAATTTGAATGTTGATACCTCTTTCTTAAAAGACAATGCCGTTGAGGACTATGATGAAACCATTAAATACTACGAAAAGATTGAAAATAAACTTAATGACAGCGATATTAGTTATACTACCTATTCCTACCTCAAAAATGCTCTAGACGAAGCAAAAAAGAAACTAGACGAAGCTAAGAAGAATCTTGATGATGGAAGGTATTACACGGCTTTAAGCCTTGATTTCCAAGCCAGAATCACAATAAGACATGTGGACTGGTATTTAGATATAAAAACAGGCAACGACTTAGAAAACCTGCTAAAAAGTATTGATAATGAAATAAAGGAAACGGAGAATCATGTTTCAAACATTACAATACGGGGGATAAGTATGCTTCAAGCCGTTGCTGCGAGTGAAGAGAGGATAGAACAGGCAAAGTCTCTCCTAAAAGATGCCTGGTCAAACTATTATAATGGGAACTACTGGAATGCCGTAAGCAGTGCTGCCTTTGCATATGAGAGAATACAGACTGCAAAATTCTGGGCATCTTTAGGAGAGAGATATGCAAAAGGGGAAGTCATTGAAAGGGACTCACTAAAAGAGACTGCAAGAGAATACTTGGACAATTCAAGATTAATAATCACTTATATCACATCTATGTTTGGTGAATTGAGCCTCCAAGACTTAATTAGTCTAATGAACGAGGGAGAAGAATACTATTTAGATGGAAAATATTCAGCAGCAATATTCTCAGCAATGGAAGCAAGAATCCAAGCTGAGATAATCCTAGATACTCTTGGAATAGATAACGAGACTATTTTAATGGATAAATTACAGAGAATGAAAGAAGATGCCAGAATCGCAATTGCTCAGGCCCAAAAAGAAGGCATTTACCCCGTTTTGAGTCTATCATATTATGAATTTGCTCAGAGTTATGAGAAGCAAGGAGGATTGGAAAACATCCAAACTGCCATGATGTTTTATCAATACGCCAAAGAAACATCGACTGTTTTCCTAGGAACCACATCTCCTCCAAAAATAACTGAAGAACCCTTGATATCATTAATCCCAAACCAAACTGCAACACCCACTAACACAACTACAGAACCATTACCTGAGACAACGAGACTCTCAACTCCATTAATGGTTTCGGCTTTAGTTGTAGGCTTAATTTTAGGGTTTATCGCCGGAAGAAAATCATAA
- a CDS encoding SagB/ThcOx family dehydrogenase: MAYREVSLLIVVLVFTSSVLLFLKPRLQEEGGEVVYSGEKIILPKPLLKGEMSLEEAIAKRMSIRTYKNEPLTLEELSQLLWAAQGITHDKKRAAPSAGATYPFEIFVVIGNVKGLTPGIYHYNPFEHSMTLTKEGDFRKELQKAALNQKWVGDAAIDIVLVAFYERTTSYYGERGRMYVHMEAGHIGQNIYLQATALSLGTVAVGAFYENEVAKIIGTNGVPLYIFPVGRI; the protein is encoded by the coding sequence ATGGCATATCGAGAAGTCTCGCTCCTTATAGTGGTTCTTGTATTCACGTCATCAGTTCTACTATTCTTAAAGCCCCGCCTTCAAGAAGAAGGAGGTGAAGTCGTGTATTCAGGAGAGAAGATAATATTACCAAAGCCACTACTGAAAGGCGAGATGAGTCTTGAAGAAGCAATAGCAAAGAGAATGAGCATCAGGACCTATAAAAATGAACCTTTAACACTAGAAGAGCTTTCTCAGCTTTTATGGGCAGCTCAGGGAATAACCCATGACAAAAAAAGAGCTGCTCCTAGTGCCGGAGCTACTTACCCATTTGAGATATTCGTAGTTATTGGAAATGTCAAAGGTCTCACCCCAGGCATATACCACTACAATCCCTTTGAACATAGCATGACCCTAACAAAAGAAGGAGATTTTAGAAAAGAGCTTCAAAAAGCGGCCCTTAATCAGAAATGGGTAGGAGATGCGGCAATAGATATAGTTCTTGTGGCATTTTATGAGAGGACAACTTCCTACTATGGCGAACGAGGACGAATGTACGTGCATATGGAAGCCGGGCATATAGGTCAAAACATTTATCTCCAAGCAACTGCCCTAAGTCTTGGAACCGTCGCCGTGGGAGCATTTTATGAAAATGAAGTGGCAAAGATCATTGGCACTAATGGAGTTCCACTCTATATTTTCCCAGTGGGGAGGATTTGA
- a CDS encoding cupin domain-containing protein → MFVSHYKDVEEKDVTIEGVKNTTIRWLVSPKIGAKNFAMRYFVIKKGGKISIHQHDWEHEIFIVKGEGYITNGRKTIKAIPGSFLYVPPNEPHGYENPDSETFEFLCIIPVKEESIPPEEKG, encoded by the coding sequence ATGTTTGTTAGCCACTATAAAGACGTTGAGGAAAAAGATGTCACAATTGAAGGCGTTAAGAATACAACAATCAGATGGCTTGTTTCTCCAAAAATTGGTGCAAAAAATTTTGCGATGAGGTATTTCGTCATTAAGAAAGGTGGGAAAATCTCCATTCACCAACATGACTGGGAACATGAAATATTCATTGTGAAAGGGGAGGGGTACATAACCAATGGTAGGAAAACCATAAAGGCAATTCCAGGAAGTTTCCTTTACGTACCACCTAATGAACCTCACGGCTACGAGAATCCTGACTCAGAAACATTCGAATTTTTATGCATTATCCCCGTAAAAGAGGAAAGCATACCACCCGAAGAGAAAGGCTAG
- a CDS encoding uracil-xanthine permease family protein encodes MANGIKIGIEEKVESKKAVLLGFQHVLAMFGATVTVPLVVGTAIGLNGRDIALLIQVVLLAMGIATLLQTTIGSRYPIVQGSSFAFIPGLISIGNNLGLPAVEGALIIGGLIEASIGAFGIIGKLKKLFSPVVTGVTIMLIGFSLAHVAVKYTFNFFADPNGTSIPKAFFIALITFATTMHIALKGKGSLRAMPVIAGAFVGYTASIILGMTDFTLVRELPLINTPKPLPWGTPVFNATAIITLLFAFVVSIIESVGDYHAISAIAEAPITNKNINRGIMSEGLACSIAGILGACGTTSYSENIGLVALTKIASRQVAQVGGVVLILLAMIPKFSGILASMPHPVLGGLTIALYGMISITGLRLINDKVELNDRNMLIIASALIIGLGAPQLPPEFLEHFPQIVRGILESGMAIGALTAILLDQILR; translated from the coding sequence ATGGCAAATGGAATTAAAATCGGAATCGAAGAAAAAGTGGAATCGAAGAAAGCTGTTCTTTTAGGATTTCAACATGTTCTTGCAATGTTTGGAGCAACGGTCACAGTGCCTCTTGTTGTTGGAACAGCAATCGGACTTAATGGAAGAGACATTGCTCTCTTAATTCAAGTAGTCCTACTAGCCATGGGAATAGCAACTCTTTTACAGACAACTATAGGATCCAGGTATCCAATAGTTCAAGGATCCAGTTTTGCATTCATACCAGGACTCATAAGTATAGGAAATAACTTAGGATTACCTGCTGTAGAAGGAGCTTTGATAATTGGCGGATTAATAGAGGCCTCAATAGGTGCTTTTGGAATCATTGGAAAGCTCAAAAAGCTCTTTTCACCTGTTGTCACTGGCGTCACAATAATGCTGATAGGATTTTCGCTTGCCCATGTAGCCGTGAAGTACACGTTTAACTTCTTTGCTGATCCAAATGGAACAAGCATTCCAAAAGCATTCTTTATAGCATTAATAACCTTTGCAACCACTATGCACATAGCACTTAAAGGAAAGGGGTCCTTGAGAGCAATGCCTGTAATCGCAGGGGCATTTGTAGGGTATACAGCAAGTATAATTTTGGGAATGACTGATTTTACACTTGTAAGAGAACTTCCACTTATAAATACTCCAAAACCCCTTCCATGGGGAACTCCGGTGTTTAATGCAACTGCAATAATAACCCTCCTCTTTGCTTTCGTGGTGAGTATCATAGAAAGTGTAGGAGATTACCATGCAATTTCAGCAATAGCGGAAGCCCCGATAACAAACAAAAACATTAACAGGGGAATCATGAGTGAAGGATTAGCATGTTCAATAGCTGGAATTCTTGGAGCCTGTGGGACTACTAGTTATTCCGAGAATATTGGACTCGTAGCCTTAACAAAAATTGCAAGCAGACAAGTGGCCCAAGTAGGCGGGGTAGTACTAATACTCCTGGCTATGATCCCCAAATTCTCTGGAATTTTGGCTTCAATGCCCCACCCTGTACTTGGAGGTCTTACAATAGCACTTTACGGTATGATAAGCATCACAGGGCTTAGATTAATAAATGACAAGGTTGAATTAAATGATAGAAACATGCTCATAATTGCAAGTGCCTTAATAATAGGATTGGGAGCTCCTCAACTACCTCCTGAGTTCCTTGAACATTTCCCTCAAATTGTTAGGGGTATTTTAGAATCGGGAATGGCTATTGGAGCTCTAACTGCCATACTCCTTGATCAGATATTGAGGTGA
- the upp gene encoding uracil phosphoribosyltransferase: MINDERWEKVYSFDDSPYLMEILTELRNKETDSIAFRKGLVKLGRFMGYEIIKTMDIEKIKIETPLEETEGIIVRDRRNVVIVTVLRAAVPLMEGLVKVFEHARIGIVSASRGKAPKFEIEMNYIKIPQITPEDTVIIADPMIATGSTLVKVIEEVRKYGTPKRLIVLGVLAAPEGIKRIKEEFPEAEIFVTKIDRELNSKGYILPGLGDAGDRAFGAPIKISTLPQVHTIE; the protein is encoded by the coding sequence ATGATAAATGATGAAAGATGGGAAAAAGTTTATTCATTTGACGACTCTCCATATTTAATGGAGATTTTAACAGAGCTAAGGAATAAGGAGACGGATTCAATAGCCTTTAGAAAAGGCCTTGTAAAACTTGGAAGATTTATGGGATATGAGATAATAAAAACCATGGATATCGAGAAAATAAAAATAGAAACTCCTTTAGAGGAAACTGAAGGAATAATCGTCAGAGATAGAAGGAATGTTGTGATCGTCACTGTGTTAAGGGCCGCAGTTCCTCTTATGGAAGGACTTGTAAAGGTATTTGAACATGCCCGTATTGGAATTGTTTCCGCCTCAAGAGGAAAAGCCCCTAAGTTCGAGATAGAAATGAATTACATTAAGATACCCCAAATAACCCCAGAAGATACTGTAATAATAGCCGATCCCATGATAGCCACTGGTTCAACCTTGGTAAAAGTTATTGAAGAAGTCAGAAAGTATGGCACTCCAAAACGCCTCATAGTCCTTGGTGTTCTTGCTGCACCTGAAGGAATAAAGAGAATAAAAGAAGAATTTCCAGAGGCCGAAATATTTGTAACAAAAATAGACAGGGAACTTAACAGTAAGGGCTATATCCTCCCCGGTCTTGGAGATGCAGGTGACAGAGCATTTGGTGCCCCTATTAAAATTTCAACACTACCTCAAGTTCACACAATAGAATAG
- a CDS encoding Lrp/AsnC family transcriptional regulator: MAGIDEIDKKLLIELRKNGRATLTELSKKLGLSVASIKNRVSKLERLGAIKGYSTLVEPTFLDEYLQALIELELLVEDPRTDLVLHEIGKLDNVLGIYKKTGEFQILIRANFKNMDELKEFLNLLSRRYLRKNLRRWRVTIVLEVLKDGGISLSKETQRKNNR; this comes from the coding sequence ATGGCAGGTATTGATGAGATAGACAAAAAGCTTCTGATAGAACTTAGAAAGAATGGTAGAGCTACGCTTACCGAGTTAAGCAAAAAGCTAGGGCTATCCGTAGCTAGTATAAAGAACAGAGTAAGTAAGCTTGAAAGACTTGGGGCTATAAAGGGATATTCCACCCTTGTGGAACCTACATTTCTTGATGAATACCTGCAGGCTCTAATAGAACTGGAGCTCTTAGTAGAAGACCCCAGAACAGACTTAGTTCTTCACGAAATTGGAAAGTTAGATAATGTCTTAGGGATTTATAAAAAAACGGGAGAGTTTCAAATCCTAATACGAGCCAATTTTAAGAATATGGACGAGCTAAAAGAATTTTTGAACCTTCTTTCTAGAAGGTACCTACGCAAAAATCTACGCCGTTGGCGAGTCACAATTGTGCTAGAAGTCCTCAAGGATGGGGGCATATCTCTCTCCAAGGAGACTCAGAGAAAAAACAACCGGTGA